The genomic segment TAAATTAAGTACTGCACAATCTTCTCCAATACCTGCCCTTGTAACAACCTCATCTCTCTTATATTTTATATTTGAAAATACAATACTCTTTAATAAATCATTAGGTAACTTTCCAATTTTCATCACTTTGTACGCCCCTTTTAAAGTATTCATTCCATTCTTCTGCAGTCATAATCTTATGGTCTGATATAATCGAAATAATTTTTATATCCTCAGGCTTAATGTTGTGAAATATCAATACCTCAGCATCATAACCAGTAGTCTTATCTTTTCTTACTTTCAAATTTTCTACAAAACTTAAAGATGTGTTCCAATAATCTTTTATCAACTTTTTACCTCTATTTTCTAAAAATATTTTTGCATAATTAAAATTCGGAACATCTTTGAGTATAAAAGACTCATATACTGAGTTTGCTAAGTTTTCATTTGCTATCCAACATTTATCCTGATTTATTTTTATTCCCAATATAACTGTATGAGAATGCCAGCAGTGATTTTCATCAAAATTTAAGCTAGCAAAAATAGCTTTTTTCCTTTCTACCCACTGTGGTAATTTGTTTGGTCTAAATTCATCCATAAACTTATGAAATTCTAAATATTTAGTTACATAAGTTGTTTTATCGTCATATTTAATCCCTTCACTAAGTACTGTTTTTAAATCTGTAATGGGTATAATGTGATAGACTAATCTTGTATCTGTATAGTCTGGAAATAACATCTATCCATCTCCTTTTTCTATAATCCATAGGAAATTATATACCTCGCTAAATTGTGAATAATTTTAAATATAATTTCCGTTTATGGATTTCAACAAAATCTGCCTTATACAAATTTAAATCGAAGATTTTGTTCTACTCTTATATATTATTTTCGGAGATAGATAAGTATTATACTTCCAATTATTAATATAACACATAACTTAACTAAATTAAATAACTATGATAAATCAGGGAAAAATAATACTTAGAAAAAATTTTGGAGGTGATATGAATAACTATTAATTGCTTAGAGAACTGTATATATCAAATTGATGGAATATGTACATTAACTCATATAACAACATATTCGGGAAACTCTAAAAGTAACTGTCCTTATTTTAAAAATAAAGATAAATTATACAAAAAAACAAGGAATGGCGGCTAAGCCTCTAAGATGTATGCCCACTTGTATTCAGTATCAACACCAACTGGGAATCTTGCTACACCTTTAACATATGGTTTTTGCAAGAAGTTTCTTGCTCTGAAGTAAGTTGGTGATATAGGCATTTCTTCCATTAATAATTTTTCAGCTTCTAACATATATTCCATTCTTTCGTCGCCAGTACTGTTAACAGCTTTTTCGATTAACTCATCGTACTTAGCGTTGCTCCAGAATGCATCGTTGTTACCACCATCAGTTACCCACATATCCATGAAAGTCATTGGGTCGTTGTAGTCAGCACCCCAACCAGCACCAACTATAGTGTAGTCGCCTTGATCCATTTTTTGAAGACGGATCTTGAATGATACTGATTCGATAGGTACTTCAATACCTAAGTTGTTTTTCCACATTTGTTGTAATGCTTGAGCTAGTTTTCTAGCTAAGTCACTATCTCCAGTTAGATATCCAACATGCTTAGCTAACTCTTCCTTAGTAGCTCCAACTTCTTTTAATCCTTCTTCTAATAACTTGTTAGCTTCATCTATAGCTGCCTGTCCTTTAGTACCAGCATCATAGATTAAATCTCCGTTTTGCTTTCTGAATTCTCCACCAGCTTTTCCTGGGATTCCGCCAGGTACGAAACCGTAAGCTGGGATTGAACCGTTAGCAAGAACTCCATTTACATAAGCATCTCTGTTTATAGCTAATGAGAATGCTTTTCTTATTTTCTTATTGCTGAAGAATTTGTCTTTGCAGTTGAACTCTAAGTAGAATGTAACAGCTTCTGCCATTCTACCGAATTCTGGTGAATCTTTATAGTTATCTAAGAATTCAGCAGGTACTCCAGTCATATCTAATTCGCCAGTTTCATATAAGTTGATTGGAGTATTAGTATCGTTAATCATATCGCATTCGATTCTTTCAAGTTTAACACTGTCAGCATCCCAGTAACTTGGGTTCTTCTCAAGAACTATTTTTTGTTCATGGTTCCATTCAGTTATCATGAATGGTCCACTGAATACCATTTTGTCAGCTTCTGATGCGTAAGCATCTCCCCACTTCTCTACTGCAGCTTTTTTAGCTGGTAGATAAGTGATGAATGAAGTTAAACTTAAGAAGTATGACATTGGTCTTTCTAATTCAACTTGTAAAGTCTTTTCATCAAGAGCTTTGATTCCAACTTCATTTGGATCAGTTATTTCACCTGTATTAAATGCGTATGCATTCTTGATTCCATAGAATTGATATGCATATGAAGAAGCAGTTTTTGGATCTATAGCTCTCTTCCAAGCATATTCAAAATCGTAAGCAGTTATTGGGTCTCCATCTGACCATTTAGCATCTCTTAATTTGAAAGTATAAGTTTTACCATCATCGCTTACAGTCCAGCTCTCAGCTAAACCTTTACCTACGCTACCATCTGGATTAAGTCTTACAAGACCCTCTAAAGTAGCATTTAATAATATGAATGAAACTGTATCAGTTGAAGTTTGTGGATCTAAATCAGGTGGTTCTGTACCAAGATTTATTCTTAATACTTGTTCTTTAGCTAATTTTGGTTCTCCAGTATCAGTTTGAGTTTGATCTTCAGTCTTAGTTTGGTCTTCAGTTGGTGGTTGTTCAGTAGTCTTACCACAACCTGCTAATGCTAGTGATAATACCATAGTGAAAACTAGCGCTAATATAAGCCATTTACTTCTTTTCATTAACTAATCCCCCTTTAATTTTTTATTAAGGATAATAATTTTTTTGGCTAACTTATAAAGTTAATACTCACCCCCTTAAGTTCGTTAAGTGAGAATTTTTTAAAATTTTAAATTTATTCTAAATATTTAAATTCTATACAAACTTAAAAAGTCCTTTATATTTTTTAAAATTTTTTGT from the Caloranaerobacter ferrireducens genome contains:
- a CDS encoding peptide ABC transporter substrate-binding protein, whose amino-acid sequence is MKRSKWLILALVFTMVLSLALAGCGKTTEQPPTEDQTKTEDQTQTDTGEPKLAKEQVLRINLGTEPPDLDPQTSTDTVSFILLNATLEGLVRLNPDGSVGKGLAESWTVSDDGKTYTFKLRDAKWSDGDPITAYDFEYAWKRAIDPKTASSYAYQFYGIKNAYAFNTGEITDPNEVGIKALDEKTLQVELERPMSYFLSLTSFITYLPAKKAAVEKWGDAYASEADKMVFSGPFMITEWNHEQKIVLEKNPSYWDADSVKLERIECDMINDTNTPINLYETGELDMTGVPAEFLDNYKDSPEFGRMAEAVTFYLEFNCKDKFFSNKKIRKAFSLAINRDAYVNGVLANGSIPAYGFVPGGIPGKAGGEFRKQNGDLIYDAGTKGQAAIDEANKLLEEGLKEVGATKEELAKHVGYLTGDSDLARKLAQALQQMWKNNLGIEVPIESVSFKIRLQKMDQGDYTIVGAGWGADYNDPMTFMDMWVTDGGNNDAFWSNAKYDELIEKAVNSTGDERMEYMLEAEKLLMEEMPISPTYFRARNFLQKPYVKGVARFPVGVDTEYKWAYILEA